Part of the Micromonospora tarapacensis genome is shown below.
AGTTCCACGCCGACGCCTCCGGGTCCAGGGTGTCGAAGAGCGCCATCAGCTCGTCGTACGCCTGCTGCCACTGCTGGACGGCGGTGACCCCCGGGGCGGGCTCGACCGGCCGCGACCGGCTCTGCGGCGGTGCCGTCTGCTCACCCGAGCCGGCGACGTCGCGGACCCACCGGTAGACGCCGGTGAGGTGCCGGGTCAGGTCGGTCACCGTCCAACCGGGGCAGGACAGCACGGGTGTCTCGGGTGGCGCCTCGGCCACCGCGGCGGCGAACGCCGGGCCCTCCGCCCGGAGCGCACCGATCCAGAAGTCCTTGCTGCCGTGCAATCTGCTCATCGCCATCCTCCCGGGGGTGACCGGGCCACCAGTGGGCGCCGCGGCTACCCCTCAGCCTAGGGTGAAAGGCGTGTCTGACGTCTACGCCCAGCCGACAGCCGCCGCGCAACCCGCCACCACCGGCGATCTGGGGCAATACACCACATTGCGCCTCGGTGGGCAGGCCGGCCGGCTCGTCACCGCCACCAGCGCCGAGGAGATCACCGCCCGGGTTCGCGAGGCGGGGAAGGAGATCCTCCTGCTCGCCGGCGGCAGCAACGTGGTCATCGGCGACGTCGGCTTCCCCGGCACCGTGGTGCTCGTCCGCTCCCGCGGCGTGCGGGTGCTCGCCGAGGACGGGCAGACCGTGACGGTACGTGTCGAGGCCGGCGAGCCCTGGGACGACCTGGTCGCCGCGACCGTGCGCAACGGCTGGTCGGGGCTGGAGTGCCTCTCCGGCATCCCGGGCTCGACCGGGGCCACCCCGATCCAGAACGTCGGTGCCTACGGCCAGGAGGTCGCCGAGACCATCACGGAGGTGCAGGTCTACGACCGGGTGGCCGGGGCCCTCGATCGGGTCGCCGCCACGGACTGCGGATTCGCCTACCGGTCGAGCGTCTTCAGGCGCAGTGAGCGCTGGGTGGTGCTCTCGGTGGACTTCCGGTTGGCCCGCTCGCCGCTGTCCGGGCCGGTGCGCTACGCGGAACTGGCCCGGGCGCTCGGCGTCGGAGTCGGTGACCGGGTGCCGCTGGCGCAGGCGCGGAGCACGGTGCTGCGACTGCGGGCGGGCAAGGGCATGGTGCTGGACGCGGCCGACCCGGACACCCGCTCGGTCGGGTCCTTCTTCACCAACCCCGTGCTCGACGGCGCGGCGTACGAACTGCTGCGGCGCCGGGCCGCCGACATCGGTGAGCCACCGGCGTGGCCGGGTGCCGCGGACGTCGTCAAGATCAGCGCGGCCTGGCTTATCGACAAGGCCGGCTTCGGCAAGGGGTATCCGGGCCCAGAGGGGGTGGCCATCTCCAGCAAGCACACCCTCGCCCTGACCAACCCCACCGGCACGGCCAGCACCCAGGCCCTGATCACGCTCGCTCGCGAGATCCGAGACGGCGTACACGCCCGTTTCGGCGTCACGCTCCACCCCGAACCCGTCCTCGTCAACTGCACCCTCTGACGCCCGCCGCCGCACCAGGTCGGCCGCTCGCTCCCGTCAGGCGAAAACCTCTTGATCAACGACGGTTGGGTGAGGTGGGTGCGACGGTGGGCCAGGGGACGGTGAGTTCGCCGAGGCGCCAGCGGCGCGGACGGTCGAGGATCGGCCAACCCCGCGCGCGGACGGCCGACACGGTGTGCAGCCAGCGCTGGCGGGGGCCGAAGGCGGCGTAGCCGGCGGCGGCGCGCCAGGCGTCGTCCAGCGCCCCGATCAGGTCGTGGATCCGTTCACCCGGGACGTTGCGGTGGATCAGCGCCTTGGGCAGCCGCTCGGCCAGTTCGGCGGGGCCGTCGAGGGTGGCCAGCCGGGCGGCCAGGGTCAGCGAGCGCGGCCCCTCGGCGTCGAGCAGCACCCAGCCGCCCAGGCGGCCCAACTCGTCGCAGGTGCCCTCCACCAGCAGCCCGCCCGGCGCCAGTCCGGCGGTGACCGTGGCCCAGGCGCCGGCCACCTCGCTCTCGTCGTACTGCCGCAGCACGTTGAACGCCCTGACCAGGATGGGGCGCAGGCCGGCCAGTTCGAAGCCGCCCCGGGCGAAGGTGAGGCCGGGTGGGTCGGCGGCGGGCCGGGCGTCGGCGACGCGTACCGGATCGATCTCCAGCCCGACCACCCGCACGTCGGCGCGGACCCCGGCGGCGAGCCGGGCGCGCAGCTCGACCGCGGTCACCGGGGTCGCTCCGTAGCCGAGGTCGACCACCAGCGGGTCGGGTGCGGCCCGCAGCGCGCCGGCGCAGGTCTCCACGATCCAGTTGTCCACCCGGCGCAACCGGTTGGGATTGGTGGTCCCCCGGGTCACTTCCCCCAGCGGTCGGGACGCCCGCGTCGCCATCATGGAATCCCCGGCTCAGCTCGCCCGGTGCACCTTGTGCTGGGCGGCCTGGGCCAGCGGGCGGACGACCAGCCGGTCCACGTTGACGTGTTGCGGTCGGGTGGCGCACCAGGCGATGCAGTCGGCGACGTCCTCGGCGACCAGAGGCTCGGCCACCCCGGCGTAGACGGCCTCCGCCCGGTCGGCGTCACCGCGGTAGCGGAGCAGCGAGAACTCGTCGGTCCGCACCATGCCCGGGTCGATCTCGATCACCCGGACCGGCCGGCCGCACAGCTCCAGCCGCAGCGTGCCGGCGATCGCGGTCTGCGCGTGCTTGGCCGCGGCGTAGCCGCCTCCGCCCTCGTAGACGGTGAAGCCCGCGGTCGACGAGACGACGACTACCGTGCCGGCGCCGGAGGCTTCCAGCGCCGGCAGCAGCGACTGGGTGACCCGCAACGTGCCGAGCACGTTCACGTCGTACATCCACTGCCAGTCGCCGACCGCGCCGGACTCCACCGGATCCATCCCACGTGCCCCGCCCGCGTTGTTGACCAGCAGGGTCACCGGTCCGGGGGCCTGCTGCGCGGCCCGCGCGAGCCCGGCAACCGACTCGTCGGAGGTGACGTCGCAGGCCACCGCGGTGGCCGCGCCTCCGGCCTCGGTGATCTGGGCGACCAGGTCGGCCAACCGATCGGTACGCCGCGCCGCGGCCAGGACGTGGAAACCCTCGCGGGCGAGCCGTCGGGCGGTGGCGGCGCCGATCCCGCTGGAGGCTCCGGTGACGATGGCAACGCGACTCATCCGGCCATTCTCACCCCCCGGCCGCGGTCGCCGGACAGCGCCGTCGCCATGAGGTCGGTCACGCCGGGGGCCCTGGCCGACGTATTTCCGACTGCCGATCGGGAAGATGGCATCCGGCGTGGAGGTTGACGCAGGAGCGCCGGTCGTGCGGACGGCATCAACCGTGGTCGAGGGAGCGGACGTGGTGGAAGAGCACACCGGTGTCGGTCGTCAGCGAGGTGCCCTCCCGTGGCCGCGGCCACGGCGGATCGCGACGCTCTCGGTGCACACCTCACCGCTGCACCAGCCGGGCACCGGCGACGCGGGCGGGATGAACGTCTACATCCTTGAGGTCTCCCGGCGGCTCGCCGAGGCCAACGTCGAGGTCGAGATCTTCACCCGGGCCACCTCGGGCGACCTGCCACCGGTGGTGGAGGTGGCCCCCGGGGTGCACGTCCGGCACGTGATGGCCGGCCCGCTGGAGGGGCTGACCAAGGAGGAACTGCCCGGCCAACTCTGCGCGTTCACCGCCGGCGTGCTGCGCGCCGAGGCGGCCCGCCCGCCGGGCCACTACGACCTGATCCATTCCCACTACTGGCTCTCCGGCCAGGTCGGCTGGCTGGCGAAGGACCGTTGGGGGGTGCCGCTGGTGCACAGCGCGCACACCCTGGCCAAGGTCAAGAACGCGCAGCTGGCCATCGGCGACCGCCCGGAACCCAAGGCGCGGCTGATCGGCGAGGAGCAGGTGGTCGCGGAGGCGGACCGGCTGGTCGCGAACACCCGGGTCGAGGCGCGGGACCTGATCGGCCGGTACGACGCCGATCCGACCCGGGTGGCGGTGGTCGAGCCGGGGGTGAACCTGGACCGGTTCCGGCCGGCTACCGGCGACCGGGACGCCGCCGCTGTCGACGCCCGCGCGCGGCTGGGCCTGCCGACCCGCGGTCACCTGGTGGCCTTCGTCGGGCGGATCCAGCCGCTGAAGGCTCCGGACGTGCTGATCCGCGCGGTCGCCGCGCTGCGCGAGCGGGATCCGGCACTGGCCCGTGACGTCGCCGTGGTCATCTGCGGCGGCCCCAGCGGCAGCGGGCTGGACCGGCCCACCGCCCTGATCGAGCTGGCCGCCTCGCTCGGCGTGGCCGACCGGGTGCACTTCCTGCCGCCGCGCACCGGCGCGGACCTGACCCTGCTGTACCGCGCGGCCGACCTGGTCGCGGTGCCGTCGTACAACGAATCCTTCGGCCTGGTCGCGCTGGAGGCCCAGGCGTGCGGTACGCCCGTGGTGGCCGCTGCCGTCGGTGGCCTGGTCACCGCGGTGCGGGATCAGGTCAGCGGGGTGCTGGTGCGCGGTCACGACCCGGCCGACTGGGCGGGCACGCTCGGCCGCCTGCTGCCCGACCGAGGGCGCCGGGCCGAGTTGTCCGTCGGTGCGGCCCGGCACGCCCGCAACTTCTCCTGGCACCGTACGGCCGCCGGCCTGCTGACGGTCTACGGGGAGACGATCGCCGCGCACCGGGCCCGCCTCACCGCCGAGCTTGCCGGCTCCTGCTCCTGGTGACCGCGCCGCCCGGCGGCGACCGTCGTAAGGTTGGTGCGATGAGTGATCTCGGGGTCCTGATCGAGTCCGTCTGCGCGGAGCGGGAGCTCACCTGCGAGCCCACCGGCCCGGCGTCGTACGCGGTGACCCTGCCCGGGACGCACAAGCTGAAGACGGTCTGCAACCTGATCGTCGGCGAGCACGCCCTGAGGATCGAGGCGTTCGTGATGCGCCAGCCGGACGAGCACCGTGAGGAGCTCTGGGCCTGGCTGTTGCGGCGCAACGCGAAGATGTACGCGGTGTCGTTCTCCATCGACGCGGTCGGTGACGTCTACCTGACCGGCCGGGTCAATCCCGCCGGTGTCGACGCCGACGAGCTGGATCGGCTGCTCGGCGCGGTGCTGACCTACGCCGACGAGTCGTTCGACACGATGCTGGAGATCGGCTTCGGCAGCTCGATCCGGCGCGAGTGGGAGTGGCGGGTCAAGCGGGGCGAGTCCACGGCCAACCTCGCGGCCTTCGCGCACCTGTTCGAACCGTCGCGGGGCCGGACGGCTTCGCCGGCCGACGGAGGTTCGGAGCGCTCCTGACGGGTAAGCCGCACCGCGCGGTGCGGCGCTGGGACCCGCCGCACCGAGACACGAGTGTGAGGAGCGTGAGCGTCCATGGCTCAGCGAAACAGCTCGGGTCGCGGCGGGACCGCGACCAGGACCAAGCGGCAGAGCGGCAACCAGACCCCGAACACTCCGCGGATCTCCGAGTCGGAGATCTCCCGGATGCGGGTGGACGACATCCGCGGGCAGCTGCGCCGGTACGGCGTCTCCGGCATTTCCGCCCTGCGCAAGCCGGAACTGGTGAAGACGCTGGCGAAGACGCTCCGGTCGGGCGGCGCGGGACGCCGGAGCAGTGGACCGGCCGGACGTGCCGGCGCCACGAAGACAACCGCGGCGAGGAAGGCCGCCCCGCGTAAGGCGGCGCCGGCCACCAGGAGCACGGGGGCCCGAAAGTCCGCCGCGTCGGCCACGGGGCGCGCAAGGCACCGGGCCGGGCCGCCACCGGCCGGGCGACCTCGCGGTCGGTCCGGTCGTCGCAGGTCATCTCGTCGCCCGAGGACCGACCCGAGCGTCCGGGCCGCAGCCTGGTCACCACCAACCACGATGTCATCCGGCGTTGGGCCCGGGCGCGGGGGGCCAGGCCGGCGACGATCAGTGGCACCGAGCGGGAGGGCCGGGCCGGCGTGCTGACCTTCAACATTCCGGGTTACCGGGAGAGCAGCCGGGTACGCGAGATCACCTGGGACGAGTGGTTCCACACCTTCGACCTGCGCCGACTGAACCTGATCTACCAGGAGCAGATGCGCGACGGCCGGCAGAGCAACTTCTTCCGGACCGAATCACCCGATCGTGAGGACGGTTGAGACGTTTGCGGGAATGCCGATCGGGTACCCGCTGTTCGCCATGAACGAGGGCCCGAAGTGCCGTCGGGGGCCGGAGGCGGTCGCTGCGACGGGCGAGACACCCGACCAGGTTGAATCGGGACGACGGGCCGAACTAACTTTATTGAACCGCGCCACGCTCGGAACCGTTCGGGGGAGCGGCGGATCGATCAGATCTGTGCACCGGGTGGGGCGTCGGGGGACGGGTGGACCGACACCGTTGGGGGACGGTGGCCCACCTGTTTGACCGGCGGCGCGAGCGGGCGTCGCTTACGGGGGTGAGTGTCGCCCGCCGCCGCCGGTCGTACGACGCGATGTGCCCGGCACGGGTTCGTGCCGGGCACATCGCGTGATGCCCGCCGTTCAGGCGTGGGTGGCCGGTGCCGGCCTGGCCGTCCTGCGGAGCCGGGCGGCCACGTGCCGCTCCCGGGGTGGGCCGGCGAGCAGGTGGCCACCGGCCGCCAGCACTCCCAGCGCGCCGACGAGCAGCCAGTGCCCGTCGCCCCACTGCTGGAGACTGAACCCGCCGAGCGTGGGAGCCACGAACGACGCCGCCGGGAAGGACAGGAAGAACACCGACTGGTAGCGGGCCCGCAGCGCGGGCGGCGCGAGATCCGCGTTGATCTGCGCGTTGGGTGGCGCGGCCAGCATCGAGCCGACCGTCCAGACCACACAGGCAGCCAGGTAGAACGCGAGTTGGTCGGCAAGGGCGAGGACGGCGAAACCGACGGCGAGCAGCGCCGTGGAGACGGCCAGCACGTGGGCCTTGCGGTGGCGGTCGATGAGCCGGGGCACGAAGAGTTGGCCCAACACGATCAGTACTCCACCCAGCGCCACCACCGACCCGTACGCCGATGGGCCGAGCCCGTCCGCGCGCATCGCCAACGGCATGATCGTCGAGGCCTGCATGGTCAGCACCGCGAGGACGAAGGTCAACCCCACGAAGGCCAGGAAGTGCCGGTCGCGCAACGCGGTCTGCAGCCCCGGGCCGCGTGACCGGCTCACCCGGGTGTCCGGTGCCGGAGCGGCCGGTGGCCGGCGGGCCAGGGTCTCGGGAACCTTCCACGCGATGAGTCCCGCCGTGGCCAGCGTGGCGATGGCGTCCACCAGGAACAGCGCGACGTAGCTCGCCTCGGCCAGCAGCCCGGCCAGCAGCGAGGCCACGGCCATGCCGAGGTTGAACGCCCAGAACTGGAGGTTGAACGCGCGGGATCGGCGTTGCTCGGGCACCACGTCGACGATCGCCGCGACGAAGGCCGGGCTCGGCATCGAGTGGGTGACGCCGACCAGCAGGGCGAGCGCCGCGATCATGCCGAGGTGCTGGCTGAACGCCAGCGCGACCATCAGGACGGTGGTGACCAGGTGTGCCGCCACCAGGGTCGCCCGCCGTCCCCACCGGTCGGCCAGGACCCCGCCGAGCAGCACCCCGGCCGCCCCACCCGCACCGTAGGCACCGACGACCACCCCGGCCAGCGACTCGCTGGCGCCCCGTGCGGCGGTCAGGTAGAGCGACAGGAAGATCATCGCGAACGCGCCGGCCCGGTTGATCAACAGGCCGGTCCAGAGGTACCAGAAGGTCGCGGGCAGCCCGCCCGCGGTGTCGGTCAGCCAGCGACGCGGTACCCCGGCCGCCGGGCGGTCGTGCTGCGCTGCGGCCCGCACTCCGACCTCCCCAATCTGTTCGGTTACCTAACAGATCTTGCCTGAGCGGCGGGGCCGGGGAAGGCCGGGGGCGGCGGTCACCCGCGGGTGGTGGCAACCGGCTCGGCCGCCCGAGGTGCGGCGGGCTGCGGTGCGGTCGACTGGACCGTCACCACCGGCGCGGCACCCGCCGTGCGCAGCGTCGCGGCGCGCCGCTCCCGGGCCGGGCCGGAGAGCAGGTGACCCACCGCCATCACCGCACCGATGGCGGCGCAGCCGAGCCAGAGCGTGGCATTGCCGGCCTGCTCGCGCACCAGGCCACCGAGGATCGGCGCCGCCGCCCCGGCCAACTGCCAGGAGAGCGAGAAGACACCCTGGTAACGACCGCGCAGCTCGGCCGGGGAGAGTTCGGCGATGAGGGTGGCGTTCGACGGCGAGTTGAGCATCTCGCCGATCGTCCAGATCAGCACGGTGAGCCCGTAGAACCAGGCGACGTCGGCGAACGCGGTGAGCCCGAAGCCGGCTCCCATGACGATCGCGGCCAGGGCGAGCACGTGCGACCGGCTGCGGCCCTTCATCAGCCTGGGTACGAAGAGCTGGCCGGCCACGATCAGGACGCCGTTGAGCGCGATCACCGAGCCGTACGTGGCGGGGCTCAGGCCCGAGTCGGCCATCGCGATGGGCAGCATCGAGATGTGCTGGAGGAAGACCAGCGCACCGAGCAGGTTGAGGGCGACGAACCCCAGATACACCCGGTCGGTCAGGATGGCGCGCAGCGCCCCGGCGGGAGCCGCGCCCCGCGGCATGCCGACGGTGACCGTCCGGGTCTCCTTCACCTTGACGAAGATGATCAGTGCGGTGACCACCGTGGTGGACGCGTTCACCACGAAGAGCAGCAGATAACCGGCCTGCGCGGCGAAGCCGGCGAGCACCGCCGCGCAGGCGAACCCGAGGTTGATCGCCCAGTAGTTGAGCGAGAAGGCCCGCAGCCGATCCCGGTCGGGCACCACGTCGATCATCATCGCGCCGAAGGCGGGTCGCGCCGCCTCGGCGAAGAGGCCGAGCAGCAGCGCACCCGCCGCGACCGTCCACAGGTCCCGGGCGAAGCCCAGGGCGAGCATCATCGCGGCGGCGCCCAGGTGGGCGGTGAGCAGGGTCGGTCGCCGGCCCCAGCGGTCGGTCAGGGTGCCGCCGGCCGTGGTGCCGACCGCCCCGCCCACGCCCCACATGCCGAGCACCAGACCGGCCTGGTAGGCGGAGAAGCCGCGTTCCTGGGTCAGGTAGATGGCGAGGAAGACGAGGACGAACGAGCCGAGCCGGTTGATCAGCGTGCCGGTCCACAGGTACCAGAAGGTCCTCGGTAGTCCACCTGTGGTGTCCCGGAACCAACCCCGCATCGCGCGCACGCCGGCGCCCCCGTTTCGTAATGACTGTCTTTCCGGTTGATCCTTACAACCTAGTGGTGCGCCGGAAGCAGGGTCACCCCGATTTCCACGTGGTGGTCGTCACGACCCTTGCCGCGCGTCCCGCTACCCGTTACGGCAGGATGATCGGTATGACAGCTAGCGAGGGGCCCACCGTCGGGACGCTGGTCCTGCTGCGGCACGGCGAGAGCGACTGGAACGCCAAGAACCTCTTCACCGGCTGGGTCGACGTGGACCTGACCGAGAAGGGCGAGAGTGAGGCGCGGCGCGGCGGCGAGCTGATGCGCGAGCACAGCCTCCTGCCGGACGTGGTGCACACCAGCGTGATGCGCCGCGCGATCCGTACCGCCGAGTTGGCGCTGAACGCCGCCGACCGGCAGTGGATCGCGGTACGCCGGTCGTGGCGGCTCAACGAACGTCACTACGGCGCGCTCCAGGGCAAGAACAAGAAGCAGACCCTTGACGAGTACGGCGAGGAGCAGTTCATGCGCTGGCGCCGCTCGTACGACACCCCGCCGCCGCCGATCGCCGACGACGACCAGTGGTCGCAGGTCGGTGACCCGCGGTACGCACTGCTGCCGACCGAGTTGATGCCGCGCACCGAGTGCCTCAAGGATGTCGTGGAGCGGATGCTGCCGTACTGGTACGACTCGATCGTGCCGGACATCCTGGCCGGCCGTACGGTGCTGGTGGCGGCGCACGGCAACTCCCTGCGGGCGTTGGTCAAGCACCTGGACCAGATCAGCGACGAGGCGATCGCGAAGCTCAACATCCCCACCGGGATTCCGCTGCGCTACGACCTGGACCCGCTGCTGCGCCCGCAGACCCTCGGCGGCACCTACCTGGACCCGGCGGCCGCCAGGGCGGCCGCCGCAGCGGTGGCCAACCAGGGCCGCTGACCGGCCGCGCCGGACGGGCGCCGATCGTCGGCACGGGCCCCTGCCGCTTTGCGCTGGCCGGGGGCCCGTGCTCGCAGCTCAGCTGGGGGTGACGGGTTCGCCGGTGATCAGGTAGACCACGTGCTCGCCGCTGTTGACCGCGTGGTCGGCGAAGCGCTCGTAGAAGCGGCCGAGCAGGGTGGCGTCGATGGCGGTCTCCACCCCGTACGGCCAGTCCGCGCCGAGCAGCACCCCGAACAGGCCCTTGTGCAGCTCGTCCATCGCGTCGTCGTCGCTGTCCAACTCGGCGGCGACGGCGGCGTCGGGGCGGGCCAGCACCGAGGCGATCTTCTCGGCCATCCGGTCGGCGATGGTCGCCATGTCCGTGAAGATCGGGCGCAGCTCGGCCGGCACGGCCGGCGACGGGTGCCGGCGCAGCGCGGTCTTGGCGACGTGATCGGCCAGGTCGCCCATCCGTTCCAGGTCGGCGGCCACGTGCAGCGCGGTTATCATGGCCCGCAGGTCGGAGGCGACCGGTGCCTGGCGGGCCAGCAGATCGCAGACTCGCTCCTCCACCTGGCGGTAGAGCCCGTCGATCTCGGCGTCCCGTTCGATCACGGACTCGGCCGCCCGACGGTCGGCGGTGAGCAGGGCGCGGGTCGCCTGCCGCAGCGCGGCCCGCACTCCGTCGGCCATCTCCACCAGCAGCTGGCTGACGCCCCGGAGTTCGGCCCGGAACTCGTCGCGCATTGTCACGTCCTGTCCGTCGGCGCCGGCGTCCGGGCCGGCGAGGCTTCGCGCTGGTACACCGCACAAGCTAGGGGCACCGGAAGGATCGGAGGTGAACGCTGATGAACTCCGCCGGACCCAGGGGTGAACTTTCCCGGAAGTGAGAGTGCTTCGTCCCGTTCTGGGCGGTAGTTAGGTTAACTATGACCATACGATCGCCGAGTGACGTGGGCGGTGACGGTAAGTGTGGCCGTGGCCCTGGTGGCCGGGGTCGCCGCTGGTCTGTGGCTGTCCCGGATTCCGTTCGGTAAGGGGAGGCTCGCGATCGCCGACGAAGTGCAGGTCGGGCTCGGCCGCCGTGCGATCGACTCGCTACGCGCGGGGGTCGTGGTGCTCGACGCCGACGATGTGCCCGTGCTGGTCAACCCGGCCGCGCGGGCGATGGGGTTGCTACGCACCGGCGGCCAGCCGGGTTCGGTCATCGCGCACCCGCTGGTCCGGACCCTGGCCGGGCAGGTCCGGCGCACCGGCGTGCGGCGCGAGATCGAGCTCGACCTTCCCCGGGGCCGCGACAACGCCGGCGAGAACCCGCTCGGCGTGCACCTGCGGGCGATGGGGCTGGGCAACGGTCACGTCGCGGTGGAGGCGGCCGACGTGACCGAGTCGCACCGGCTGGCCCGGGTCCGCCGGGACTTCGTGGCCAACGTCAGCCACGAGTTGAAGACACCCATCGGGGCGCTGCAACTGCTCGCCGAGGCACTGCTCGACGCCACCGAACCGGCCGACGATGGCCGACCGGATCTCTCCGAGGACCTGGTGGCCGCCCGTCGGTTCGCCGAGCGGATCCAGCACGAGTCGACCCGGCTGGGGCGGCTGGTGCAGGAGTTGCTGGAACTGACCCGGCTCCAGGGCGCCGAGCCCCAGCCGGCCCCGGAACCGGTCGCGGTCGACTGGGTGATCTCCGAGGTGATCGACCGTACCCGGACGGCCGCCGCCGCTCGCCGGATCGAGGTGACGGTGCAGGCCGAGCGGGGGCTGACCGTGTACGGCAGCGACAGCCAACTGGCCACCGCGGTGGCGAACCTGGTGGAGAACGCCGTCAACTACTCGGGCGAGGACACGGCGGTGCGGATCACCGCCCGGTCCGCCGGCGAGCACGTGGAGATCGCCGTCGCGGACCAGGGCATCGGCATCGCCCCCACCGACGTGGACCGGATCTTCGAACGGTTCTACCGCGCCGACCAGGCCCGGTCCCGGGCAACCGGCGGCACCGGCCTCGGACTGGCGATCGTGAAGCACATCGCCAGCAACCATGGCGGCCGGGTGGATGTGGCGAGCACTCTTGGTGGCGGGTCGACGTTCACCCTCCGGCTGCCCGCCCGTCCGCCGGACGACCTCCTGGCGACATTGCCGCCTGCTGGGATCGAGCCGGGTCCGGCCGAGCTCCGGCAGGTCTGACCGGATGGATCAGGCTGGGCTCCGCCCGGCCCGACCCGAATTGAAAGGAAACGCCGTTGAGCCGCGTACTGGTGGTCGAGGACGAGGAGTCGTTCTCCGACGCCCTGTCGTACATGCTCCGGAAGGAGGGGTTCGAGGTTTCGGTGGCTGCCACGGGCACGTCGGCCCTGACCGAGTTCGACCGGACCGGCGCCGACATCGTCCTGCTCGACCTGATGCTGCCGGAGATGTCCGGCACCGAGGTGTGCCGGCAACTGCGCCAGCGCTCGCACGTGCCGATCATCATGGTCACCGCCCGGGACAGCGAGATCGACAAGGTGGTTGGCCTGGAGATCGGCGCCGACGACTACGTCACCAAGCCGTACTCGCCCAGGGAACTGGTGGCCCGGATCCGGGCGGTGCTGCGGCGGCAGAGCCCCGAGGCGCCCGAGTCGGGTGCACCGACGCTGGCCGCCGGCCCGGTCCGGATGGACATCGAGCGGCACGTGGTGACCGTCGACGGGGGCACCGTGCAACTG
Proteins encoded:
- a CDS encoding ATP-binding protein yields the protein MALVAGVAAGLWLSRIPFGKGRLAIADEVQVGLGRRAIDSLRAGVVVLDADDVPVLVNPAARAMGLLRTGGQPGSVIAHPLVRTLAGQVRRTGVRREIELDLPRGRDNAGENPLGVHLRAMGLGNGHVAVEAADVTESHRLARVRRDFVANVSHELKTPIGALQLLAEALLDATEPADDGRPDLSEDLVAARRFAERIQHESTRLGRLVQELLELTRLQGAEPQPAPEPVAVDWVISEVIDRTRTAAAARRIEVTVQAERGLTVYGSDSQLATAVANLVENAVNYSGEDTAVRITARSAGEHVEIAVADQGIGIAPTDVDRIFERFYRADQARSRATGGTGLGLAIVKHIASNHGGRVDVASTLGGGSTFTLRLPARPPDDLLATLPPAGIEPGPAELRQV
- a CDS encoding response regulator transcription factor, which produces MSRVLVVEDEESFSDALSYMLRKEGFEVSVAATGTSALTEFDRTGADIVLLDLMLPEMSGTEVCRQLRQRSHVPIIMVTARDSEIDKVVGLEIGADDYVTKPYSPRELVARIRAVLRRQSPEAPESGAPTLAAGPVRMDIERHVVTVDGGTVQLPLKEFELLELLLRNAGRVLTRGQLIDRVWGADYVGDTKTLDVHVKRLRSKIEPEPSAPRHIVTVRGLGYKFEP